The Parambassis ranga chromosome 14, fParRan2.1, whole genome shotgun sequence genome includes a window with the following:
- the pho gene encoding phoenix, with protein MIKKLKPRTSLTQKDAIAEAVSVESSHLVLDTSPPDYVVQISRYLESSVRQSRPNEDLPESDGDSGDSLFVTQKPVPEAVRSGRHSSFRSDLTFPTELEDEDEGEDGSLPSSHSRTKTKKKRRAAINLPKYDFPFLKEKPSKSDTKCNIGLHNCATAGFFECVRELWQSRQRGQVLQTSSPTMDIDGGCISPLSQDEETSEGEDIRVVERKRFVSSLKPKSSQPWYKRGKTDSQVKQHWKIKQPRDTTSHETSCNSPDMTSTPSALLPPEATGGSIGQTETPNTKRGRKRPLFSQKEKEKELCEDSDATLSDLSPEKYTPKRREASSAVTQPQADVFHTDLLSQTEQEECEPESQSLLQIDTNNDTMCSETGLQRRKKKKKHRENHQSTEEPAAQHAAASQNMEITEVEETLGVSQAADEPESHEKDWTKQSLHDDNMLRQEEVDFSERKQKKRRELSETEEVRQEAEADLRVEETLGMSQAVDEPESHRKDWTNQSLHDDNMLRQEEMDISERKQKKKKKKRKEQSETEEVQQEAEADLRVEEDSVSNTEIKCKKKKKKKRKRNEEEEQVELLKSDEPLNDDTDIYKNRAPNSDHMPTEQFGSPQESESSYVKRKKHKKKQQPVSNNDTQAEEDDCTDANVSNDGATLAERTSLSVTKKKKRIAERMNGSHAEESTTEGLVERGAELATKKKKKKKVSSVEDDDVVAQSDDSVSVWKKEKKRTSSFLVADAEQIAAHKHTEKCSASPSPSEAAHVWHAEKPAVSNGDFTTELAEMVVSLEESEEGVRKKKKKKHQETPHETLQIDLDEIQVKIKKKKKKDEPVLPPETSGAGCCQIDEDVASKKKKKKKKTDRQESAATEETLNTCNSAVDATVHDSSTCSEQVDKQMVELALETPEKQALNNVRDKKKKQVEDTFNEETAAQEHKKKKKKKLKVGSLLSEIPHE; from the exons ATGATCAAAAAGCTAAAGCCGCGAACATCACTGACTCAGAAAGATGCCATTGCTGAGGCTGTCTCAGTGGAATCGTCCCATCTTGTGCTGGACACATCTCCTCCTGATTATGTGGTGCAAATATCGCGGTATCTTGAGTCTTCTGTGAGACAGAGCAGACCGAATGAGGACCTCCCTGAATCAGACGG TGATTCAGGAGACAGCCTGTTCGTCACTCAGAAACCTGTACCTGAGGCTGTAAGATCAGGAAGACACTCCAGCTTCAGATCTGACCTCACGTTTCCAACAGAGctagaagatgaagatgaaggtgaAGATGGCTCTCTGCCGTCTTCTCACAGCAGGaccaaaactaaaaaaaagaggagggcgGCCATCAACCTTCCAAAGTACGATTTCCCTTTCCTCAAAGAGAAGCCTTCGAAGTCAGATACCAAATGCAACATAGGACTTCAT AATTGTGCAACAGCAGGCTTCTTTGAATGTGTTAGAGAGCTGTGGCAGAGCCGCCAGAGAGGACAAGTCCTGCAGACCTCTTCACCAACAATGGACATAGATGGAGGGTGTATATCTCCATTATCACA AGATGAAGAAACCTCAGAAGGTGAGGACATCAGAGTAGTG GAGAGGAAACGGTTTGTGTCCTCATTAAAACCAAAAAGCTCACAGCCTTGGTATAAACGAGGAAAGACAGACAGTCAGGTGAAACAACACTGGAAGATCAAGCAACCACGGGATACAACCAGCCATGAGACATCTTGTAATTCCCCAGATATGACATCCACCCCCAGCGCTCTGCTGCCTCCGGAAGCAACTGGTGGCAGCATTGGCCAAACTGAAACgccaaacacaaagagaggaaggaaaaggcCACTCTTTtctcaaaaagaaaaagagaaggagcTGTGTGAGGACAGTGATGCTACACTTAGTGATCTAAGTCCAGAGAAATACACACCAAAGAGAAGAGAAGCGTCTTCAGCTGTAACACAGCCTCAGGCTGATGTTTTCCACACAGATCTGCTGTCACAGACTGAACAAGAGGAGTGTGAGCCTGAAAGCCAAAGTCTCCTCCAGATTGACACTAATAATGATACGATGTGCAGTGAAACTGGGctacagaggaggaagaagaagaaaaagcacagAGAAAATCATCAAAGTACAGAAGAGCCAGCGGCTCAGCACGCTGCGGCGTCTCAGAACATGGAAAtcacagaggtggaggagactCTGGGAGTGTCACAGGCTGCTGATGAACCAGAGAGTCATGAGAAAGATTGGACAAAACAGTCCTTACATGATGATAACATGCtgagacaggaggaggtggatttttctgagagaaaacagaagaagaggagagagctgTCAGAAACTGAAGAGGTTCGACAGGAGGCTGAAGCTGATCTGAGGGTGGAGGAGACTCTGGGAATGTCACAGGCTGTTGATGAACCAGAGAGTCATAGGAAAGATTGGACAAATCAGTCCTTACATGATGATAACATGctgagacaggaggagatggacatttctgagagaaaacagaaaaagaagaagaagaagaggaaagagcAGTCAGAAACTGAAGAGGTTCAACAGGAGGCTGAAGCTGAtctgagggtggaggaggattCAGTGAGCAACACAGAGATTAaatgcaaaaagaagaagaagaaaaagaggaaaagaaatgaggaggaggagcaggttgAGCTGTTGAAGTCAGATGAACCTCTGAATGATGATACAGACATATATAAGAACAGAGCTCCAAATTCAGATCACATGCCAACAGAACAGTTTGGATCTCCTCAAGAATCAGAATCAAGCtatgttaaaagaaaaaagcacaaaaagaaGCAACAGCCAGTTTCTAACAATGATACTCAGGCTGAGGAAGATGATTGTACAGATGCAAACGTCTCTAATGATGGTGCAACCTTGGCGGAAAGGACATCATTGTCAgtgacaaagaagaagaaaaggatcGCTGAGAGGATGAATGGCTCACACGCTGAAGAAAGTACAACAGAGGGCCTTGTAGAGCGAGGTGCTGAACTGGCGactaagaaaaagaagaagaagaaagtatCAAGtgtggaggatgatgatgttgtTGCACAAAGTGATgattctgtgtctgtgtggaaaaaggaaaagaagaggacCTCTTCCTTCCTGGTTGCTGATGCAGAGCAAATAGCAGCTCATAAACACACGGAAAAATGTTCTGCTTCACCGTCTCCGTCTGAAGCTGCTCATGTCTGGCATGCAGAAAAGCCAGCCGTCAGCAATGGTGATTTCACGACTGAATTAGCAGAAATGGTTGTAAGCTTAGAGGAATCTGAAGAAGGGgtcaggaaaaagaagaagaagaagcatcaAGAGACACCACATGAAACGCTTCAGATAGATCTAGATGAAATACAAGtcaagataaaaaagaaaaaaaagaaagatgaaccAGTGTTACCGCCAGAAACATCAGGTGCAGGATGTTGTCAAATAGATGAGGATGTAGCGtcgaagaagaaaaagaagaagaagaagacagataGGCAAGAATCAGCTGCCACTGAGGAGACGCTGAATACCTGCAACTCAGCTGTGGATGCAACGGTTCATGATAGCAGCACGTGTAGTGAACAAGTGGACAAGCAGATGGTTGAACTGGCTTTAGAAACGCCTGAAAAACAAGCATTGAATAATGtgagagacaaaaagaaaaaacaggtgGAGGACACATTCAATGAAGAAACAGCTGCCCAggaacacaagaagaagaagaagaaaaagctgaAAGTTGGTTCTCTGTTATCAGAGATCCCACATGAATAG
- the aspa gene encoding aspartoacylase: MSSYSNTARVNEARRVAIFGGTHGNEMSGVTLVNLWMKNGIEIQRKGVEVKPFITNPKAVEKCTRYVDTDLNRAFTPENLSAPTGDDLPYEVQRAQEINRMFGPKGSPEAYDVIFDLHNTTSNMGCTLILESSKDYFNLQMMNYIKKAIAPASCLVLLNEHPLLKYSTSRSVAKHPVGLEVGPQPQGVLRSNIFEAMRVILKHALDFIEMFNEGVEFPPCSVEVFRVSERIDYPRDANGNIIAMVHPNLQDCDWEPLNPGDPMFQMFDGKTIHYQGSGTVYPTFINEAAYYEKQQAFVTTRRETLVASSIRKA, from the exons ATGTCTTCGTACAGCAACACCGCGCGCGTTAACGAGGCGAGGAGAGTGGCTATTTTCGGTGGGACGCACGGCAACGAGATGTCAGGCGTAACGCTCGTAAACCTGTGGATGAAGAACGGCATCGAGATACAAAGGAAGGGGGTCGAGGTTAAACCTTTTATCACAAACCCAAAGGCTGTGGAGAAGTGCACCCGATATGTGGACACGGATCTGAACCGAGCCTTCACTCCGGAGAACCTCAG tgctCCGACAGGTGATGACCTCCCCTACGAGGTGCAAAGAGCCCAGGAGATCAACAGGATGTTTGGACCCAAAGGAAGCCCAGAGGCCTATGATGTCATCTTTGACCTCCACAACACAACATCCAACATGGGCTGCACTCTGATTCTGGAAAGCTCCAAAGACTACTTCAATCTGCAGATGATGAACTACATAAAG AAAGCCATCGCTCCAGCTAGTTGTCTTGTTCTTCTGAATGAACATCCTCTTCTGAAATATTCCACTTCACGCTCTGTAGCCAAGCACCCCGTCG GCCTGGAAGTGGGTCCCCAGCCTCAGGGGGTTCTGAGGAGTAACATCTTTGAGGCGATGAGGGTAATACTGAAACATGCTTTGGACTTCATTGAAATGTTTAATGAAG GTGTGGAGTTCCCTCCTTGTTCAGTGGAGGTTTTCCGGGTGTCAGAAAGGATCGACTATCCCAGAGATGCCAATGGAAACATCATCGCCATGGTGCACCCCAACCTGCAG gACTGTGACTGGGAACCGCTGAACCCCGGTGACCCAATGTTCCAAATGTTTGACGGGAAGACCATCCACTACCAAGGCTCCGGCACCGTCTATCCCACTTTTATTAACGAGGCGGCCTATTATGAGAAACAACAGGCATTTGTAACCACCAGGCGAGAAACCTTGGTAGCGAGCTCCATCAGAAAAGCATGA
- the LOC114445835 gene encoding ester hydrolase C11orf54 homolog isoform X1 — MADINNTEKVQLHAPDLEELRGVLQAGLESNFAEVQVSVVECPDLTKEPFQFPVKGLCGSPRITDVGGVPYLVPIVQKHKEYNMNTVSKELELPGAFMLGAAAVPSRIVGMNAELMPLVLTEAEGRPAVNSSYFSSIDPVDGQCLQEKYRDRFSDCNFGLLGNLYACEGKSGKVIEVRAKKRTGSHSLVTALRTTLEGHYPDKSLALGGTFIIQKGKAKIHIMPREFSVCPLNTNDDVNNWLKHFEVSAPLICQSVLVSRDPGLDLRVEHTHCFSHHGEGGHYYIDTTPDSVEYLGYFVPAEFVYRIDRPRETHKVGRD, encoded by the exons ATGGCAGACATCAACAACACCGAGAAGGTTCAGCTGCACGCTCCAGATTTAGAAGAACTGCGAGGCG TTTTACAAGCTGGACTAGAAAGCAACTTTGCAGAAGTTCAGGTGAGCGTTGTGGAGTGTCCAGATCTCACCAAAGAGCCCTTCCAGTTTCCTGTCAAAG GCTTGTGTGGGAGTCCTCGCATCACTGATGTTGGTGGTGTACCTTACCTGGTCCCTATAGTTCAAAAACACAAG GAGTACAACATGAACACTGTATCAAAGGAGCTGGAGCTGCCGGGAGCCTTCATGCTCGGTGCAGCAGCTGTGCCCTCCAGGATCGTTGGAATGAATGCTGAG CTGATGCCTCTGGTTCTGACTGAGGCAGAGGGAAGGCCTGCGGTGAACAGCAGCTACTTCTCCTCCATCGATCCAGTCGATGGCCAGTGTCTGCAGGAAAAGTATAGAGACAGATTCTCTGACTGCAACTTTGGGCTGCTGGGCAATCTGTATGCATGTGAAGGGAAGTCTGGAAAG GTCATAGAGGTTCGGGCTAAGAAGAGAACAGGAAGTCACAGTCTGGTGACGGCGTTGAGGACGACTCTTGAAGGTCATTACCCTGATAAAAGCCTGGCTCTGGGAGGCACCTTCATCATCCAAAAAGGGAAGGCTAAAATCCACATTATG CCAAGAGAGTTCTCAGTCTGCCCCCTCAACACTAACGATGACGTCAACAACTGGCTCAAGCACTTTGAGGTCAGTGCTCCCctcatctgtcagtctgtgctCGTGTCCAGAGACCCT GGTTTGGACCTGCGTGTGGAGCATACCCACTGCTTCAGCCACCATGGAGAAGGTGGTCACTACTACATAGACACCACGCCCGACAGCGTGGAGTACCTGGGCTACTTTGTGCCTGCTGAGTTTGTCTATCGCATTGACAGACCCAGAGAGACCCACAAAGTTGGACGAGATTAA
- the LOC114445835 gene encoding ester hydrolase C11orf54 homolog isoform X2: MADINNTEKVQLHAPDLEELRGVLQAGLESNFAEVQVSVVECPDLTKEPFQFPVKGLCGSPRITDVGGVPYLVPIVQKHKEYNMNTVSKELELPGAFMLGAAAVPSRIVGMNAELMPLVLTEAEGRPAVNSSYFSSIDPVDGQCLQEKYRDRFSDCNFGLLGNLYACEGKSGKVIEVRAKKRTGSHSLVTALRTTLEGHYPDKSLALGGTFIIQKGKAKIHIMPREFSVCPLNTNDDVNNWLKHFEGLDLRVEHTHCFSHHGEGGHYYIDTTPDSVEYLGYFVPAEFVYRIDRPRETHKVGRD, encoded by the exons ATGGCAGACATCAACAACACCGAGAAGGTTCAGCTGCACGCTCCAGATTTAGAAGAACTGCGAGGCG TTTTACAAGCTGGACTAGAAAGCAACTTTGCAGAAGTTCAGGTGAGCGTTGTGGAGTGTCCAGATCTCACCAAAGAGCCCTTCCAGTTTCCTGTCAAAG GCTTGTGTGGGAGTCCTCGCATCACTGATGTTGGTGGTGTACCTTACCTGGTCCCTATAGTTCAAAAACACAAG GAGTACAACATGAACACTGTATCAAAGGAGCTGGAGCTGCCGGGAGCCTTCATGCTCGGTGCAGCAGCTGTGCCCTCCAGGATCGTTGGAATGAATGCTGAG CTGATGCCTCTGGTTCTGACTGAGGCAGAGGGAAGGCCTGCGGTGAACAGCAGCTACTTCTCCTCCATCGATCCAGTCGATGGCCAGTGTCTGCAGGAAAAGTATAGAGACAGATTCTCTGACTGCAACTTTGGGCTGCTGGGCAATCTGTATGCATGTGAAGGGAAGTCTGGAAAG GTCATAGAGGTTCGGGCTAAGAAGAGAACAGGAAGTCACAGTCTGGTGACGGCGTTGAGGACGACTCTTGAAGGTCATTACCCTGATAAAAGCCTGGCTCTGGGAGGCACCTTCATCATCCAAAAAGGGAAGGCTAAAATCCACATTATG CCAAGAGAGTTCTCAGTCTGCCCCCTCAACACTAACGATGACGTCAACAACTGGCTCAAGCACTTTGAG GGTTTGGACCTGCGTGTGGAGCATACCCACTGCTTCAGCCACCATGGAGAAGGTGGTCACTACTACATAGACACCACGCCCGACAGCGTGGAGTACCTGGGCTACTTTGTGCCTGCTGAGTTTGTCTATCGCATTGACAGACCCAGAGAGACCCACAAAGTTGGACGAGATTAA